The genomic interval agtcaattgaaaactgctctagtTTTGCATCAGATTGGTTAAGTTAATTGGTTTAGTCTCTAAACCAGCCATAGAGCGAAAAAACGCAAAATCAGTGCAATCCTATTTTACTTTCCATACCCAATTGAACATTTCCCCCATATTTTGGAGTTTTCGTTAGATAAAACGTGTGCCCAGGGTAACGAGGGTTAACAAAATAGTCAAACGTCTCGTCCATGAACCTCTCACAGAGAATTTCTCTTAAGTCAGCTCCAGACGTCTAGAAAGCAACAGGAAACTTCCGCTATGGACAAGGCTAGGGCGAAATTTTTGAGAATCAGCCTTCTAGTTTTCGATTTTCAATTAATAGTTTCAGTCGACGAGACAAAAGCTATTTCTGAAACGTTCAAAGTTTAAAATCAATGGTTTAAGAGTCGTCATAAGaaatacataaaatttttatcaatatgCGCAATAAAATGATTAGTGTAACGGCAACGCGCTTTAACTTTCTAAGGATGCAACTTAGCAAAAAGCAATCGAATGAGAACCAACTGCTCGAAAAACCGCCGTAGAAATACATGGAACGGTAGGTTAAGCGTATGaaccaaacaattttttatttcagagaaatgtTATCGGTTCTAAAGTTGCCCTAGTTAGACTTCACCTAAGCCCGAATCTATAACTTGTGTTAGCGGGAAATAAGATCTTCTCAAGTGCAGTACTAGAACTATATCATAAAGTAACCTTTGCTAGAAAAAAagttagaaattttttttactactttGTCATCACATCAGAAAATAAACCATTTTCAAAAATCTGATTCTTAGGGAAAAACTCCTGATCTCAATGGAGCAGACGCtaagagaaatgaagaaatcCTTCTCAGAATGTTTGACAAAAGAGGAATTTAATTCTAAGTAACacgcaaaaaacaaaaaatttcaaaaagcggCTACCTTTAATATTACGTGGTGAAAGAAACAATcacacaaacaaataaacaaaacgcAAATAGATGGGTGTGCATTCATAATTTAAACTACAGTGCGATTTAAGACAAGCCATTcttatatttattttgcttaAAAGGTCTATAAAACCCTGTAGGACTGGCAACGCCTTCCGCCTGTATAAATACATTTAATATTACGAcgtccaaaaaaaattattcgcGTGAATTGTAACGTCCTAGGAAATAATTTGACTCGCAGAGCAGATTTTTGAGACAGAAATCCTACGCCTTACCTTCGAAGGCAGTGATGCACTGCCTGGCATATCCTTGAACCATAAAAAAGAGAGTAATAATGACGatttactaaaaaaaacagtggACAGTTCGTGCAATTTGCGCAACACTTTTAGCAGGGTGCTCATGCGTTGTCACGCCTTTCCCTGACGCCTGTTATCTTTGTCGTCATCATCTTCGTCATCGTCTCCGCAGAATGCTTTTTTCAAGCGTCCTAGCAATCCGCTATCATCTTCAGCAGTCGTCTTTGTTCCTTGGTCTGGAGAAATTGAAGAGCCAAAAAAAAGGAGAGTTAGTGACTTGGTGTTAAAATCCTAATTCGCTTGGGTAACTAAATTCAAAGCTTTGAATGTCGCTCGCAAATGCTTCTTAAACTGTTGCACAGCGGGAAAACGAAGCAGCTGTTGGGTGATGACCTCTCAGGTGGAGCGTTATTCCACCAGGAAATTATATAGCGTAACTGTTTCCAATACAACAGGTAGCAAAGGGGACAAAAATAAGAGGAGGAAACAAGAGAGCCTGATGGGGGATTTTTAACACTTTGTCACTTTCACACTTTCCGACTCCTCAATTCCTCCTCGGTACATCTACTTATTACAATCAAACCcttaaaatttaacaaacaagaTTTACAATATTTTCCCCTTCACTACTGTCTTGTCAACTTCCATTTCCTATATTGTCACAATGAGCGTTCTCAGAATCAAACTCGCGGGCTTCAACCCCCAGCAAGATGATTTGCATAAACAGATAGGCAGCTATAGTGAACGATGCGACCATCGCTATTCTCAAAAACTGCCGTCTCACGAGTCGAGCTCTGCCTTCCGGGTCTTCGTCATCCCATGAGCCGTCAGGCATAAACCGACCCAAGGGGCGCTTCTTTTTGACGACTTCTTCGAGATCAATCTCATTCGCCGTCTTTCCACCGGTGGGTGTTTCATACGCCTGCCAAGTTTGGCTGGGTGGGGCGTCTGTGTGATGGAGGGACACGAACGTCATACAAGCTTCGAGACGCAATGTCACGAAAGCTCCATTTGTGTACCCTTGTCACTGTAGTCACGGCACTTAGCCTCGCAAACTCAAATGTTGTGGAAACTAGTCACGCAAACTTTCATTGTGAaaccttgttttgaaaactcGCACTGTGACAATATGTCATGTTAACTTAAATTATGAGAATTTCCCCAAAGGggtattttgataaaaaaaaaaaatcaattcaaactTAAACGATCATTACTTCGTTCTTCATCGTCCCGTTTTGATTACATTTCAATGGAACTTTTTCATCGTAGTCCTATACATGAGCTTCAAATAAAGCGACACACCTAACTAAAACTCTGCTACAAGTGTACCGTGGTAGATAGTTATCACAAATAAACGAGTtccactcaaagaaaaaaaaaccgacacaaaacaattaaaacaaaaaaccaaacataaaaacaatGGGAAAATACGTGATAGTGAAACTCAACTGCCTCCTCACACCTTGATGTTGCCAATTTATACCCTGATAAAGTGGCATTGCATTTAAAATTTCTGCTAGAGAATTCAAAATGCAGGGAAGAGGATGAGAGAGAGAGATGTGACTGTACACTTAGGCTGCCCATTGACTtagatttaaaataaattacccACCTTTTGCTGATTTATCGACTCCATTTACTGTACCACTGACTTCATCCTCAAGCTCGGCATATGCTAACACTAAAGCCTTTTGCTTCTCATTTAGGTATCTGAGGAAAAAGCACCATTTATTCAACGTTAAccccctaagaatgactagcactgaatttctcctcacaacgtcatccctgaatcacacattaaggccaTGAGGatataaaggaaatgatcatcaatgagagaggctcttgattgttaaacaaattctccttgtcagcaccttaacccttcaattcccagaagtgattcacataaaacttctccctataatatccatacagcCAGCAATCAGGTAATGAggatactcaaaattatcaggtagaagtcaTCATTATGGtatgacaccaaattctcctgacTAATTAATCAGGAAATGTCTAACAGCtgcaggggagaattaacaaccagatcttgggagttcaagggttaagaaatggaaagagaccagtatggagaatgtgcatactgatgttaggatacAAAGGGTTAATAGCACACGTCCAAACATCTGGCCCTTGTTAAGAATAATTGCTTCTGTCTTCCTATGAAAGACATCCATAGCATTGCGTCTCTGCTGAAATAGGATGCCAGCTCAACGTGAGTGGCCATTAGTCTCTCTCTAACACTTTGCTGGTACCCATTCATACCCTTGTTTGCCAGAAAGCACTGAGAAAGTGTCCTGTTCAAGAACACAAACAACAGAATTACCTAACCTGAGCTTTCACCAGAGCAAGTATAACAGAGTCAAGTGTGCTTAGCATATTGCCCCTCTGTCTCCTACTCATGTAGGGGAAAATGTAGAAATCAATGTCCTACAAGCTTCAATCTGACTTACTTGGGtatatgtattttaaaattcacaaaatGGTCTCCTTTGCCAACGCCGTTTAATCTTTGAATGCCACGCCCTGACAGACGGAGCTTCTGGTGAGACTGAGTACCAGGAGGGATctaagggaaaaaacaaaaaagaatcagACAAAACACTACAAAGGGGGAAAGGAGTGGTTGGCAAGGCTAGGGGCTTGGTGAGCACCCACATAGTGAGTGATCTACACCCTTGTAATAAGCTGGTTATCTTGTATTCTTTATGCTAACATCATTGCACTTTAAAACATACTTGTGAATCtcttcaaatcattttttttaaaatggttttcttCTTGGAACAACAAAGCCACATGGATTGTATTAGACCTCAAAAACCAGGAAAATGGAACTACAGGGTCTAGAACTCCAGAATTTCCCACTGAAGCCTGAATCTTCCTAGAAACAGGAGGCCCTGGAGTCTTTCAAAACATCAATCTGTTATTGAGATATCCTTGACTGTGTAACTTACACCCACCTTGATTTCAATCTCTCCATGAATACCGGGAGAACGTATCGTGCCTCCCAGAATGGCCTAGAGATAAATAACAgagatatttaaaaaaactggcCAATGTCAAGTGCACGCCAAAATGAGTTGTAGTAGCACAATATGACTGaattatgatctattggaggacagatgcacagatgtcaccattaacaacattttgcttttttatcatattaaacaaatacattccatgttgctgtgggtctgaGCAGAAATACATCACAGGAGATGTCAAAATATGTTTGGAACATCACTGAAACACTCAGTTGCACCTCATGTGCTACTTTTTTCGGTTTTACCAAATTTTGACCCCACTTGTGAACTGACACATTAAATAAAGCACTAATCTGTCAATGAACTGGGCTTTATGAGCTGGTTTTAAGACCAATGAGATGCTTTAGTTTCTGTTTTCCTTGTAGAGAGATGCAAATCACCCCTTGTGGAGgtttgatattattttcactATGCACACAGTGCTTCAACAAGTTTGAGAATGCAAAGATGATGAGGTACATGTACATTACCTGTGTAAAGCTGATTGTCACTGTAGAACTAACATTTGCTCCATCTCTTTcaaacactttactctcactGACCTATGAACACAAGCCAAACATATGCCAAAAAAAGATTCAACAGTTATCCtgggtaaaaaaaatttaatttactttcatATCTACACTTACTGACACACCAAAATTTGAACACACTGATAGATTGATTTTTTCCACAAACCTTAAATGTTACAAATATTTCTCCAGCTTCAACTGGCACCCTGACAGTTTGCCCATCTTCAACTCCTGCAAGttaaaaaagtattaaaatgaTGActacattttcacaaaattgactAGCCATCTTTGTAACAAAACCTCCTCACAATTGTTCAAATCCTAAGAATGGATAGAGCTGTCcatcaaaaaaattgttatccACACACCAACCAATCTGCTGAATTGTTAataacttctgggagttaaaggtttgaTGAACAGCTGCATAAATTATCTCTTAAATTTTTATCGTGGTTGGGAGAATACAACATTTTATCAATTTACATACCTGCAGGAATTGGGATGGTAATTGTCTTGGTCTCATTCACTCTTCCTTTTCCATTACACTTCTTGCATGGTGAGCTAATAAAAACACCCTGGCCGCCACAGCGCCGGCAGGTTGATCTCATGTGAAAGAATCCTGTGTTAACTGTttcctgaaaacaaattaacatgGTTTATGCTTCTGCTATCTTGAATAGATACCTGTGATCCTTTACTCTGATTATCCAGCTGGAGGTACATGTACTCCTGAAAAGGATTGCTGGCAGTAAAAGTAACTGGCATTTCAACAACGTCAGAGGAAGTCATCCTCAGAGTCGAGACCATCACAACTTCAGCCAAGGTTGTTGAGACATCAGTTGCCACTGCAAAAAACTATCCTTCTCTGGGATACCCCATCAAGAAAATCACACTATGCAATCAAATGTTACCCTCCAATTGAAACCattta from Pocillopora verrucosa isolate sample1 chromosome 14, ASM3666991v2, whole genome shotgun sequence carries:
- the LOC131777223 gene encoding dnaJ homolog subfamily A member 3, mitochondrial-like isoform X1, with the translated sequence MAARRTGLLLFQRCNFCSRETLKRRFGSTVCSFSRIGNNLLVASRRNGIFFLSASSRKINPSFLGAISSHREFHTSDPTYKKDYYKILGVPRNADQKEIKKAYFNLAKKYHPDTNKGADAAEKFQEISEAYEVLSDDNKRSTYDNFGTTDFSGAAGGNPYGGGNPFGEGIDPEDILKNFFRGGDNPFGFGTRSGGYGSDFQEIQQHVLNLSFMDAAKGCNKDITTRTKVVCNRCNGKRAEPGTTYSQCPTCKGTGEETVNTGFFHMRSTCRRCGGQGVFISSPCKKCNGKGRVNETKTITIPIPAGVEDGQTVRVPVEAGEIFVTFKVSESKVFERDGANVSSTVTISFTQAILGGTIRSPGIHGEIEIKIPPGTQSHQKLRLSGRGIQRLNGVGKGDHFVNFKIHIPKYLNEKQKALVLAYAELEDEVSGTVNGVDKSAKDAPPSQTWQAYETPTGGKTANEIDLEEVVKKKRPLGRFMPDGSWDDEDPEGRARLVRRQFLRIAMVASFTIAAYLFMQIILLGVEAREFDSENAHCDNIGNGS